In Chitinophaga sp. HK235, a single window of DNA contains:
- a CDS encoding DUF4142 domain-containing protein — translation MKKLCIPVLAVVMMACGQRGKEARHDSTETREEMTRTEEKEGSFLERMAAFDLKQIRLGEVAVQRATDDRVKKFGSDMIKQHTASTLLLQDIAHKEGVNLVPELSRNDQDEVGLLNEKNKDDFDRAYIRRMVHEQKMMIERLNKDTNDKDTAIRSYVQKTLPVLDASMTEANKILEDMRKQMNNRNISHD, via the coding sequence ATGAAAAAACTTTGTATTCCAGTGCTGGCAGTAGTGATGATGGCCTGTGGACAGCGGGGGAAGGAGGCGCGTCATGACAGTACGGAAACCAGAGAAGAAATGACCCGGACGGAAGAAAAAGAAGGCAGTTTTCTGGAACGTATGGCTGCGTTTGATCTGAAACAGATCCGGTTAGGCGAGGTCGCTGTACAAAGAGCGACAGATGATCGGGTGAAAAAATTCGGGAGTGATATGATAAAACAGCATACCGCTTCCACGCTGCTATTACAGGACATAGCGCATAAAGAAGGCGTTAACCTGGTGCCGGAGCTGTCAAGGAATGACCAGGACGAAGTAGGGCTGTTAAATGAAAAAAACAAAGATGATTTTGACCGGGCTTATATCAGGCGGATGGTGCATGAACAAAAGATGATGATTGAAAGATTGAATAAGGATACCAATGACAAGGATACTGCTATCCGGTCATATGTGCAGAAAACACTGCCCGTGCTGGATGCCAGTATGACTGAGGCAAACAAGATCCTGGAAGATATGCGTAAACAGATGAATAACCGGAATATCTCACATGATTAA
- a CDS encoding response regulator transcription factor yields MDVQMYRVVLVEDNEMVSKTISHTLSTATRYQLVSAYDRCEDALQYLDHDMPDIVLMDIRLLGMNGIEGTSRIKKKLPRCIVLILTAAENDELIFSALKAGAVGYILKDENIRRLVPLLDEALAGGAPMSPSVARMVVQSFQRQQDSPLSEREVQVMQGVAEGKSYTRIADDLFLSKETIKSHIKNIFQKLDVNNKADAIRVVNARNWI; encoded by the coding sequence ATGGATGTGCAAATGTACCGTGTTGTGTTGGTGGAAGATAATGAGATGGTCAGTAAAACAATCAGCCACACACTGTCAACAGCTACGCGTTATCAATTAGTGAGCGCATATGATCGTTGCGAAGATGCTTTGCAGTATCTGGACCATGACATGCCTGACATTGTGCTGATGGATATCCGGTTGCTGGGGATGAACGGTATTGAAGGTACTTCCCGGATTAAAAAGAAGTTGCCCAGATGCATTGTGCTGATCCTTACTGCAGCAGAGAATGATGAGCTGATCTTTAGTGCATTGAAGGCCGGAGCAGTAGGATATATTCTGAAAGATGAAAACATTCGCCGGCTTGTTCCTTTGCTGGACGAGGCTTTGGCTGGAGGAGCACCCATGAGTCCTTCGGTAGCCAGGATGGTGGTACAGTCTTTTCAGCGGCAACAGGATTCACCCTTGTCAGAGAGAGAAGTACAGGTGATGCAGGGGGTGGCAGAAGGTAAAAGTTATACCCGTATTGCAGATGATTTATTTCTGAGTAAAGAAACCATTAAGAGCCATATAAAAAATATTTTCCAGAAGCTGGATGTTAACAACAAAGCCGACGCTATCCGTGTGGTGAATGCCCGTAACTGGATCTGA
- a CDS encoding glycosyltransferase family 2 protein, protein MYKLSGTKAGTTCLPVLWHLNTTLDMWTYLYDFFHALDDRSMIRLFWFVLFIEFPRYVLGDLIGVVFSRLQRWLTRSEWKAARERLFTENPLITVLVPGKNEGKHIYALVKSLAAQTYRNYELIIVDDGSDDNTPLICRDLQKNGLINLYLRNPERGGKASAANFGLRYAKGQYVVHLDADSSLAPDAVEKILLPFFRYENVGGVGGNVKVRNSGKNLCTSLQALEYLNSVHVGRIVLSWLGIYKIISGAFGAFPTALLRRIGGWDIGPGLDGDITIRIRKLGFRIIFEEEAVCLTNVPETWKGLTKQRLRWNKSIIRFRLRKHRDVFFPGRNFSMLNFLAFVENIYFNVIADFIWVVYVIGLILFNFTALIFVLPIKLVMYFIMNLMQFMIALAISKQKKKDLPLLLYVPALTVYVGYYMRIVRTVAYIRELLFYSSYKDPWNPAKTSRKALEYGL, encoded by the coding sequence GTGTACAAACTATCTGGAACGAAAGCCGGTACGACCTGCTTGCCGGTATTATGGCATCTTAATACAACCCTGGATATGTGGACTTATCTGTATGACTTTTTTCACGCGCTGGACGACCGCAGTATGATACGATTGTTCTGGTTTGTGCTGTTTATCGAGTTTCCCCGTTATGTGCTGGGTGACCTGATAGGCGTGGTCTTTTCCCGCCTGCAGCGATGGCTCACCCGGAGTGAGTGGAAGGCTGCCAGAGAAAGACTGTTTACGGAAAATCCGCTGATAACCGTGCTGGTGCCGGGCAAAAACGAGGGTAAACATATCTATGCCCTGGTAAAGTCGCTGGCAGCACAAACCTATCGCAACTATGAGCTGATCATCGTAGATGATGGTTCTGATGATAATACACCGCTGATATGCCGGGACCTGCAGAAGAACGGGTTGATTAACCTGTACCTGCGCAACCCCGAACGGGGCGGTAAAGCCAGCGCAGCCAATTTCGGATTACGATATGCCAAAGGACAATATGTGGTACATCTGGACGCCGATTCATCTCTGGCACCTGATGCTGTAGAAAAAATACTGCTCCCGTTTTTCCGCTATGAAAATGTAGGTGGAGTAGGGGGAAATGTAAAAGTGCGCAATAGCGGAAAGAATCTGTGTACCTCGCTGCAGGCGCTGGAATATCTTAACTCCGTGCATGTGGGCCGTATTGTATTGTCCTGGCTGGGCATCTACAAAATTATATCCGGAGCCTTTGGTGCTTTCCCCACAGCATTGTTGCGCCGTATCGGCGGCTGGGATATCGGTCCCGGACTGGATGGAGATATCACCATCCGTATCCGTAAACTGGGCTTCAGAATTATATTCGAAGAAGAAGCGGTTTGTTTGACGAATGTGCCCGAAACCTGGAAAGGGCTTACCAAACAAAGACTGCGCTGGAACAAGTCTATCATCCGGTTCCGTCTGCGTAAGCACCGGGATGTTTTCTTTCCCGGCAGAAATTTCAGCATGCTGAATTTTCTGGCCTTCGTGGAAAATATATACTTCAACGTGATTGCTGATTTTATCTGGGTGGTGTATGTCATCGGACTGATACTGTTCAACTTCACGGCGCTGATATTTGTGTTACCCATCAAACTGGTCATGTATTTTATCATGAACCTGATGCAGTTTATGATAGCACTGGCGATCAGCAAACAGAAGAAGAAAGACCTGCCGCTGTTGCTGTATGTTCCGGCACTCACCGTTTATGTAGGCTATTATATGCGGATAGTACGTACGGTGGCCTATATCAGGGAGTTATTGTTCTATTCATCCTATAAGGATCCATGGAACCCCGCCAAGACCTCCCGTAAAGCATTGGAATATGGATTGTAA
- a CDS encoding YdeI/OmpD-associated family protein: MANSPLIDQQLLLERFDTKGGWTFIRLPQLPKGPNSYFGMRKVRGFIDNHELAPCNLMPFKKGIMMLPVKAAIRKQIKKEAGDHVRLVLYPVGEQLPQAIPEDFLECLNDEPAAQRTFQAMSAEEQEKCLQWIMEVTVEDARIQRMADAINHLAAGRSYQGNKK, encoded by the coding sequence ATGGCAAACTCTCCACTGATAGACCAACAGCTGCTCCTGGAACGCTTTGACACCAAAGGCGGCTGGACCTTTATCCGCCTTCCCCAACTTCCCAAGGGGCCCAACAGCTATTTCGGTATGCGTAAAGTGCGTGGGTTTATCGACAACCATGAACTGGCCCCCTGCAACCTGATGCCTTTTAAAAAAGGAATCATGATGTTGCCGGTGAAAGCGGCCATCCGGAAGCAGATAAAAAAAGAAGCTGGTGATCATGTCCGGCTGGTACTATATCCTGTAGGGGAACAGCTGCCACAGGCTATTCCGGAAGATTTTCTGGAATGTCTGAACGACGAACCGGCAGCCCAGCGCACTTTTCAGGCTATGTCGGCAGAAGAGCAGGAAAAATGCCTGCAATGGATCATGGAGGTAACAGTGGAAGATGCGCGGATACAACGTATGGCAGATGCCATCAACCACCTCGCGGCAGGCAGGAGTTATCAGGGGAATAAAAAATAA
- a CDS encoding LytTR family DNA-binding domain-containing protein, with protein sequence MSNVTIRCVITDDEPLAARGILGYAECTGFLQVVAVCEDAIQLNSVLKQQPVDLLLLDIEMPNINGIEFLKNYPNPPKVIFTTAYERYAIQGFDLDVLDYLLKPVSFERFLKAANKAYDFFATQHNTAAQPYFFIKSDKKLEKVLFQEILFAEALENYVAVYTTDRKIITHATLKSVVEMLPAQQFIQPHKSYVVNIQHISAIEGNVLHMGPHQVPISKYQKEEVLEKIVNNRLLKK encoded by the coding sequence ATGAGCAACGTGACTATACGCTGTGTGATCACAGATGATGAACCATTGGCTGCCAGAGGAATACTGGGGTATGCGGAGTGTACCGGTTTTTTACAGGTAGTGGCAGTATGTGAAGATGCCATACAGTTGAATTCTGTCCTGAAACAGCAGCCGGTAGACCTGTTGCTGCTGGATATAGAAATGCCTAATATCAATGGTATAGAATTCCTGAAGAACTATCCCAATCCACCTAAAGTGATTTTTACCACTGCCTATGAACGTTATGCCATCCAGGGCTTTGACCTGGACGTGCTCGATTATCTGCTGAAGCCGGTATCTTTTGAGCGGTTTCTGAAAGCAGCCAATAAGGCATATGATTTTTTTGCAACGCAGCATAATACAGCAGCACAGCCGTATTTCTTCATCAAGTCTGACAAAAAGCTGGAGAAGGTTTTATTTCAGGAAATTTTGTTTGCCGAAGCACTGGAGAATTATGTGGCTGTTTATACCACAGACCGGAAAATCATTACACATGCCACTTTAAAATCGGTCGTGGAAATGCTGCCGGCTCAGCAGTTCATACAGCCGCACAAGTCGTATGTGGTGAATATCCAGCATATCAGTGCTATCGAAGGCAACGTGCTGCATATGGGCCCGCATCAGGTACCTATCAGCAAATACCAGAAGGAAGAGGTACTAGAGAAGATTGTGAATAACCGCTTGCTGAAGAAGTAG
- a CDS encoding polyprenyl synthetase family protein produces the protein MRQPTSQQVTGGIGSKPLYPDYQTTDKMLLAKEIIAAEFKKAEHYLIEELHSSVPMLDRITGYLIHTKGKQLRPVFLLLCARLGGALNDISYRAAAMVEIVHTASLIHDDIVDDSMTRRGAFSVNALWKSRAAVFAGDNLFIKAVLLPLINGDHKTLQIFSKAIEQTIAGELMQLGKTQKLNLREDVYYDIIRQKTATLLSAACEAGAASTFTDEQQIEKIGLFGEKVGMAFQIKDDLFDYGTADVGKPLGNDIKERKVTLPLIYTLNNCDGSTKRKLLQLIKQDQVTADDMNFLQKTVKEAGGFAYAEQKMLSYRQEALDILYEFPESSVRHALEELVMYTTERKY, from the coding sequence GTGAGGCAGCCGACAAGCCAACAGGTAACTGGTGGCATAGGCTCAAAACCTCTTTATCCAGATTATCAAACGACAGATAAAATGTTATTGGCAAAGGAAATTATCGCAGCTGAATTTAAAAAAGCAGAGCACTATTTAATAGAAGAGCTGCATAGCAGCGTGCCAATGCTGGATAGGATTACCGGATATCTGATCCATACAAAAGGAAAACAGCTAAGACCGGTTTTTTTATTGTTGTGTGCACGGTTGGGAGGAGCGCTGAATGATATTAGTTACCGGGCCGCGGCCATGGTGGAAATTGTACATACAGCCTCTCTTATTCATGATGATATTGTAGACGACTCCATGACGAGAAGGGGTGCTTTTTCTGTGAATGCACTATGGAAAAGCCGTGCAGCTGTTTTTGCCGGTGATAACCTCTTTATAAAAGCGGTGTTGCTTCCACTGATCAATGGTGATCATAAGACCTTACAGATTTTCTCAAAAGCGATTGAACAGACGATTGCAGGGGAGTTGATGCAGTTGGGGAAAACCCAAAAACTAAATCTCCGTGAAGATGTATATTATGATATCATACGACAGAAAACGGCTACTTTGCTGAGCGCAGCCTGTGAAGCAGGAGCTGCCTCTACTTTTACAGATGAGCAGCAGATTGAAAAAATAGGATTGTTTGGAGAAAAGGTAGGGATGGCTTTTCAGATTAAGGATGATCTGTTTGACTATGGTACTGCTGATGTGGGAAAGCCGTTGGGTAATGATATTAAAGAAAGAAAAGTCACTCTTCCGCTGATTTATACTTTAAATAACTGTGATGGGAGTACGAAAAGAAAGTTGTTACAGCTTATAAAGCAAGATCAGGTAACTGCGGACGATATGAATTTTCTGCAGAAGACTGTGAAGGAAGCCGGCGGTTTTGCTTATGCGGAACAAAAGATGCTTTCCTATCGTCAGGAGGCTTTGGATATTTTGTATGAATTCCCGGAATCGTCCGTGCGCCATGCACTGGAGGAGTTGGTGATGTATACAACAGAACGGAAATATTAG